TGTACTCTTCGACAGATAACCCACTCCAAACTTCGGTCTTGAATCTCTTCGTAGCGCTTCGCTCACGATTCCCCAATCTTGTCGTTGGACATATCACACGAGAAAGCGTAAAGCGTGCATTGGGTAAAGGCATTTCTGCTGAACAAGTGTGTGCTTTTATACCTTGGACAAAGACTTACTTTGACACATGTTTCCAGATTATTAGCTACTTGGAGACGCACGCACATCCCCAGATGCGTCGGCAGGTTCGTTTATTTTGTTGTTCATAACTTTGTGTCCCTGAAGCCAATCATGTGCACAAAAGAATCCACTACTTCCAGTTACGGTGCAAGATCAAATACGTCTTTGGGAAATGGAACAAAATCGGGTGCAGGAAGCGGAAGGTaagtcccccccccccctcgtCTTCCTGCTTTATTCACCGCTCATGTATTTTTGCAGGGTACCTGTACACCGAGTTTGGCTCGCAACCGGATTATGAGTTGGTTCTCCGCTACGCAAAAGAAATGGACCTGGTTTTGTATGAGAACGCTCGAGATCGGCAGTTCTTTGCCAAGGCGGATGGACATGCACTTATCAAGCAGTATATCGAGAGACGGGGCGGTTGAGGGCCTATTGCTAACGATATCACGCTCCATTCCTGTTCCACTATAATACTATTCTCGTTAAAGGAGGCGTCATCCATTGACCGCTAACTGACTGTGGAGCCACgctttttgatggcgctTAGGTCGCTTTTATCAGtaaatccccattttctccttttctcggACAGATTTGACGATTCTGAGAACGGACATCTCTGCGCGTCGAGCCTTTacatctgtatatacattttgttttATCCCATTCGGCTTTGTTTTGGCTGCGCACTCCTTTGATTGCGACCGCTTAGCTCAGCATACGAGAGAAACTCGGTGGCAGTCCATGCGCGCAAGCTTACTAACACAGTCCGGGGGACCGCTAACTAGATTGAGTGAGCAACCATACTTCCCAATGACTATCAGCAATAAAAAAAGGCAGCAATTACAGGCTCTTGAAAAGGCCAGGGCCAATGTAAGTGTGTCAAATAGATCTTATGAATTTTATTTTGATATCATGGTAGCAAAAACGTATAAAAACAGCTCATTTTGACAATgaagacaacaacaacaaaagtGTATTCAAGCCACTGGACTTGTACAATGACTCTGAGACATCACTCTGCAGACTAGGAGTGGATGTAGTCTATATAGGTTGGCTCTTTAAGCAGATTATGCAAATTAAATGACTTACTGGAGCAGCCCCTGACCCCTGTGGCTCCGAACTGGATCATCCTCCAGCTTATCCCAATTCCCCCAATTCTTTTGACTCTGACTCTTCTGATTCTGAAGGAGATTCCAACTCTGGCTCTAGCAGTGGAGAACTCCCATGGGAACTTAGTTATTACCGCCCACCAACTGTTGCCCAAGCGCAGACAGCACTTGCCACACTTGATTCTGCACGCCGGACCCAACTTCCATCAGGTGGATACAAGTACAAAGACCTGGACCGGATCACTGCTGAGCGATACACTGCAATACAAGCCTGTCTGAACCAATTCCTTGAGGCTGAGCCAAAAGGAAAGAAATTTATTCAGGCATCCAAGGATGCAGCACGTATGCATAATCGAAGAGATACATATGCCCGAACAATCCGTAAATGGACCCGTCGACTCATCAATTATGGTGACTTACCTGGGAATATCCGAGGTTGGTGGAATGTATCCACActggaggatgaggatgtgtCATCTGCAATCAGGCTTCACTTACAGAAAGCTGGGAAGTTGGCGGGTGCACAGGATGTGGTGGACTTTCTGTCTGATCCAGAGGTTCGGAAAACACTGGACATCAAGAAAAAGATTAGTCTTCGAACAGCACAACGCTGGCTCTCTCGGGCTGGTTTTTCTTGGCGATCTGAACCTGTGGGCCAATACTTTGATGGTCACGAACGACAAGATGTAGTTGAATACCGGCAAAAGGTATACATACCTTTCCTGAAGAAAATCAAGCGGCGGCGAATAATTTATAATCGGGATGGTGTTGAAGATCCTACACGTCCATTGCGATTACTACCTGGCGAGAAACCCATCATTTTGTGGTTTCACAACAAGACAATTTTTTACGCAAACGATCGTCGTAAAGTTCGATGGGTCTTTGTTGGAGAAAGCCCAGTACCACACAAGAAAGGAGAGGGGTGTAGTTTAATGGTGGCCAACTTTGTGTGTGCAGAGTTTGGGTGGTTGCGTGGACCGAATGGGTAAGTTGCAGTGGAATGTGTATTGCtaatgttacaatccccttaattataccattggaatcgcctattttttctattatttttagtattttttacggactggatatcttttgtttttcaatcacgtgacctcggcgcttattatgccgagatgccgcgccgagatgccgtgccaagggcgcttaggagaaatccacgcttctgcgcagcccgcagcacgcttccttttcccaccatgtacttcttttctcacgcgcacagaccatgtaaatagtgcgcccttgtctatatatacagcagggaaatcgcttggagaccccaagtcgattttacctcgtctcatatacattgaggaggcatcagccagctaagtagccggcccccagtagttctgctaacgcaccacccccttacctaactcaccacacctccaggcctaaggccccctcgcgttgccagtagatagttagttgttgccataagcaacttagttagataagtagttagcctagatagttagattacattagctagtgtagtagtacggccacaagcgcccgccttcaccagcgcgtacccaccttacagtggtgtacgacagcTTGAAACTCACAATGAATCTAGTGAATCTGCGAGAGTAACAATGTTTCCCGGGGGCAACAAAGATGGATGGTTTACAAACGACCGTGTCATTCTTCAACTAGAGGATGCTGTCAAAATTGTCAACGAACACTTCCCCCAGTTCACTCACATATTTGTGTACGACAATGCTCCTTTGCACACGAAACGCTCGCTTTCCTCACTTTCCGCTTATGGAATGCCCAAGGGTCCGCTTCTGGACTGGCCTTactacaaggacaaggacgacAAACGCGTGTTTGTGAGAATGGAGAATGGTTTTCTCCCAGACGGCTCACCCCAGGAGTTCTATGACCCAAACGAACCCAATCGTTTCAAGGGAATGTCGTGGATTCTTCGAGAGCGCGGTCTCGGTCATCTTGCCGATTTGAACGCAGTTTGCACGAAGGGATGTGAACCAGGGAAGACTGACTGTTGCTGTCGTCGGGTAATGATGAACCAGCCAGATTTCAATAATCGTGAATCAGGCTTACAAGAGGCTGCTCGAGAGCTGGGAACTGAAGTGGTATTTCTCCCAAAGTACCACTGTGAGCTGAGTATGATAGAGCAAGTCTGGGGATACGCAAAAAGAGACTATCGAGATAATCCCCCTAATAGTAGCTCAAAAAAGTTGAAGGAGAACGCACTAAAGGCATTAGAATCACCCCCAATTTTATCGATGCGCAAGTATGCCACCTTATAACTCTACTTTAGTTGGTTGTTCACTTTTTCATTAGGTTCGCTGCTCGTTCTCAACGTTTTGCCGATGGATATGACCATGGTATGGACGGGTCCCAAGCTGCTGCGTGGGCTACAACGATATTCAAACATCACCGAGAGACCCCAGCACATATTCCGTACGACGAGATTGCTCCTAACTATGTACATACAACAAACAATTAAATTCTTATTTTCAATCGCTCTTTCAACTTGGAACATAATTTCAGTCGGTCAGTAGGCCCCCGGACTATGTTAGTAAGCTTGCGCGCATGGACTGCCACCGAGTTTCTCTCGTATGCTGAGCTAAGCGGTCGCAATCAAAGGAGTGCGCAGCCAAAACAAAGCCGAATGGGATaaaacaaaatgtatatacagatgtAAAGGCTCGACGCGCAGAGATGTCCGTTCTCAGAATCGTCAAATCTGTccgagaaaaggagaaaatggggatttaCTGATAAAAGCGACCTAagcgccatcaaaaagcGTGGCTCCACAGTCAGTTAGCGGTCAATGGATGACGCCTCCTTTACTACATTCTGCTCATTGTCTTTGGTTCTGTCGGAATTTGCAATTGCCTCTGATGCCTGATCAATTTTGCGGGGGAAGCCAGGAAGATGCGACAAAAAGCAAAAGAATGGTCAGCGGGGGGGTCGAACCCACGACCTTCGAGTTACACGCATTTCGCTATTAGCTCGACGCTCTAACCAACTGAGCTAGCCAACCGTTGAGAAGGCGCTTGGCTGCAGCATTGTGACTCTTGCAGCCCATAAGGCAGTCCCAGGCTTGattttctccttttttgGCTCTGTTGGAAATCTAATTGAGAACCCGAGCATGAATTACTGGATGGTCGGGTGCTATTTTGACCGAGCCTGATCGAGACCTTCGGGATAAGGGGGTTTGTGGCTCAAATCAATGCACGAGTTTGATATCCGTTTAAATTATGACCATGCAcattgcgcatataattaTACATCGAAAATATACTCTATGGATATACCTTCTACCGTGGCAGTGGCTCTCGGGACCTATATGCACTTACTCAGCTATTCGTATGCGGTAGGTAACGACGATCTCAACCAGAACCCGGTAGGGCATCAAATATAGTACTGCCCAAGCTCGTTCTGAGGACCTCGGGCACTCAGGGTGCCGCAGAAAATAGCTGCAGTAATGCTGGGTAAGTTTATATCACCCATCGGACCTGCCAACCTTCTCTATGAAGAGCCCCGAAAACACCGGCGAGCTCCAGAGCCCTCAGGTTTGGGGGACCTTCTCTTTTGGATCTATTCGGTTCCGGTGTGTTCTCTAAGCATTTTGGAACGCTGCGCAAACACGCTGGAGTGTCACCCTTCATAATCTGAAGTGTCAACTTACTTTTATGAGTCCGCGAACGCTCCCGTAGGCCAATGTTACTCAAGATTTCCACTCTGGGATATCCTTTGGGGAGTGGGCTCCAGAAAGTAATTTTTGAAGACTTCGGTCTATCTGGCAGATGTTTGGCGGAGCGCCTAAAAAGAACTTGTCTCAACTCGCTCCATGGCCCACCGCCAATACCAGGAGGATGCTCATCCCAGCCAATTGTGTGGCTGGCCACCAAGTACCATAACCCCGGCTCCAGTCACTTTCCAAAAAGGCTCTTCGTCAAGAGTGGTCAGGACCAGAACTTCCCAGCATGGTCTATGGTTTGGCTTTGGTGGTTACCGAGTCCTCAGCTGACTACGAGGAGACGGGGCCGAACATCAAGATTCATCGATGAATGTGACAAACCAATCTATCAACAGTACACGAGGCATCCATGTCGAACCCGATTGCGCCCTGCCAGATTAGGACTTGGGCTGTGGGACCAACGGCAACTTCCCTGTGACTTCTTACATTGACATATTCTTGTTATCACCGGATGTGTAGAGTTATTCCGTGTCATCATGACAGCCCTTGGGCTTAAAGAGGCATATGTATACGTATTCATTCAATTGGAACTGAAAATAATATACGGCAATATTCAGATCTTGTGAATAGCTCTAGGGTGATAGATATAATCGGATGCTACCATAACGGGGTTCTCGAAAATCCAATTACTGGCCAACCCTCAAAGAACGCGATTTGCATGATCATTCCAGATAACTCCTACATTCTAGACAGCTCCTGTGTTCGTTTGACATGCGGGTTGCTTAGGGGAATCCCATGAGATAGAATTGTCTCGAAGAATAATAAATCTATATAAACCAGTGGTTGTCCAGCGCAACAGCTCCACCCCAGTTGCACTTTCCCCTGCGCAATTATTGTAAGTCCTGGATGTTTTCCCCGCGGCGCATCTTTCTCTCATTCTCACTGTCTACTGGGTATGTCTTAGATGGCCGCTGCATTCTCTCGCGAAATTCAATATGTATATCCCAACCTTCGTCAGGCTGTCATCGCCGCGACACGTTATGTTGTGACTGGCAATCATGCAGCCCTGAACCCACAAAGATATCCGAACCTTGCTCCAATTGACCAAGCGTTGAATGCCCCACAAATGACCTTGTATAAAAGGCAAGCGCGCAATGCTTAATCAGTTCTTTCTCACCTCTCATCCTATAACAGTGAAGTGGGTCCGCAGACGGGAAAAATAGTTGGTGAGCTTAAAGATGATATTTGTGGATAGATAAGCGTTAACCAGGCCAATTCGTGTTTTGTAGGAGTTGGCATTCCAGGAAAACGAGTAGTCGATCACAAATATCTGCCTGACGATTTTTTGCGCATCGACTATGTCATGATAAATTATAGACTGGCGCCCAGAAACGATCCAGCTTATGATAAGTCCAAGAAGGAGTTTGATCGACAGGTCGCAGAATACAGGAGAACCAAAGGCAACCTAGGGATCCATTTCAATGCCCATTATGTACAGGGAGGAAGCATTGTAGACAGCGATGCCCACCCAGCTTTCGCCGCATATATACAGAATGACCTAAACAATCAACGCCCAGAGGAACTAGAGGCGGAGTACAATGGATATGTGCAGCGTATGCAACGTTATGGGGCAGGCGCGATCTGGGACAAGTGGAGGAGCGGGGCCACATTTTAATTAGTCTCATTATTCTACATACCGTATGGAGGCGCCTACTAGTAAATTGAAGAAATTTTAATTGATGCGCGAGTCACAAGTGATATCATCCTGCAAAACAGAGAACTGTGAGGTAAATAGAATTGACTGAACACTAGCCAGTTAGACTATGCGCATCTATAGACAGATGTGCAGACTTTACTCACGAGCACTCACGAGTCCAGGTGTAGCCGAACTGCCTCCCGGGTACTTGCGAGCACGTCACATGAGTCAAGAGAGCGTAGGAGGGActgtagaaagaataagtttgtaaatagaattatatcaatacaaaacgatagtaaagacagtagtgtgaatagagaaagagaggatgaggtactatacggtcgagtgcacccgtatttatacctttacattatagtcgagtcatctagtatatgactaggtatcgtcgcttgactcgattacatgcatgttccagtacattccagatccttcttgtatttactactatatacatgatatttctacaggGACAACTTGTAACGCTCTCACTCTCGTTCATGCTCCGGAGGCCTCCGGAAATTTTCAGGCTCCTGCAGAGTGCCTGGGCTACATAACTGAGAGCTGGCGCGACGTTCCAACTCCTATCCTTATTCCGATTTTCCTTGTCTGTCCTCCGATCACTTATATCAAAGTGCTTGTGCGTATATATTTATAACATGAAGTATGGTAATTCAGAGCTTGACGGCACAGTTGAGAGCTTATTTGTGCACCGATtgtgtgggcgcttgtgAATTTCGTCCGGTCCGATGACTGAGCCGGGTCCGAGGCTGAACATGGTGATGGCTGATACATAATCCTAGAGATTTAAATACGACAACATAACATCACCCATACGGCTACTGACTATGTATTATCCTCCACCTGAGGGCCCCAGACTTCGGGGAATAACTAAACCCCGCACTCTGACTCCGCTCGCCAATCAACAGAGCGCAACGCCTCCACCTCCGCTCCTGGCAGAAAGCATCCGGTCCTTCTTACCTAGTTGGACATGTACAACTCATGTGTTCCAAGCTGAAGCACCTCGGGAAAGTATGCCACCAGGTCCAGGCAGTCAAACAGTTGTACCATCTGGATTAAATGGATTTGAGCAACAGGCCATTGCTGACGCCAGGTTCGAGGAGATCACAAAACTCAGAAAATACATCAGTTCAGGACGCAAAGAGCTCTCTATGAATGACTCTACTATGTGGAGCGTTGCAGATCGGTACGCTCCGGAAAGGTCTTGTACGGGCAACAGTATAGGGGTGACCGTCGTGCTCTTTCATGCAGGCGGGTTTCATAAAGAAGTAAGTCTCAGTTCTCAGAAGCGGAACATTTGCTTAAGATTATGTGTGATAGATATGGGAAACTACCTTGCGATACCTGTTGTCAATGCCTCAAGGTCAAGCAAATGTGGATGAAATCTGGAGTCTCGACGCAGCGAATCATGGAGACAGTGCGCTTATCAATAATAAGAGCCTAGGAGAAACATGTACGTGTGGCTTCTCAATCTGAATGATTTGCGTTTGTTGCTTTTTTCAGTCAAATGGTCTGTCCATGCACGATACATCCTCAAGTTTCTTGGAAACTACCTCCCCGATAGAACCCAAAACGGCGTACTCCAATGGAACCTTGAACGAATATCCAACCAAAATGCTTGGGAGCGCTTTGAACGCAGTTTCAAGGATCGTAAAGTGCTCGGAATCGGTCATTCATTTGGGGGGGTGTGCACTGTGAGTCATTATATCACTCTCTTCAAATAATTCATTTATTAGTTTCAAATGAGTACACGAGCCGCACTTGACGGCTCCTCACTCTTTTTGTCAATCATATTCGCAGACCCGATGATGTAACCTTTGTGCGCAGCTGCGGGATCTAGTATTGAGTTGGCACCCATAGGTGCATTGATTCAACGCGAGCAGTGACCAGATCGGTATGTCTCTTGCCGATTGTCAATCCCTCATCCCTTCCTAGAATTCCTCGAATCCAGTGAATCAGCTCGGATCGGACTCCTCAAATCACCATTTTTTCAAGCATGGTGTAGAAATACCTTGTATATACTAGAATAATCTAGTACCTTccatgtaatcgagtcagtgTGAACTAACCAATTAGATATATACGCAGTAATGCGCAGTAAGTACGCATCACTCCTATAAGTGACTCGACTGGTTTGTTCGCAGGTATATAAGGGGACCAGTTCTGCCTCCTAAACGACTCACCATTCTCTCTCAATCTCACTCTtgttcatactttgtaattagttagatcttaatatatattttgtCTCTATATACATCTTTATCTTCTTTCTACACATGGCATCCGGACGCATTAGAAGACTACGTCCAATACGGAACAGGCAAAGATGAACATCGTGTCAAACTGAAATATTCAGGATATCAGGTACGTGTATCATAATTAGTGCCTGTGTAACTAAAGTGTTGAAGTGGATAACCTAGGAAGCAACTACGTTTAATGAACTTGGACGATTACCCTGCAAGGTTTGGGAAATGCTTCCGATGCTGGATCAACGCATACCATTGAAGTGGATCATGGACTCGACCAATGGTGACGTGTTAGTTCTTCATCCATTCACCACTCTTATCGGGTTATATTGACATGACGGCTGCGGAGCAGGTCCGGCGGACGGGAATCTGCACAACATGTTGTTTGGCCCTGGGCTTCTAACTCTACCAACATACAAATTAAAGGCGCAGGTCACATGGTACGTATCTTTTGAACATCTCGAGGGTCTGATTAAATAAGGTGCTCTCCTCTGGTGGCATAGATACCTCAGGAAGCGCCCAAAGAGCTTGGTTCGTAACCCTCTTCCTATGTTGACTTTGTGTCACAAAAATAACTAACTGCCAACAGCTCACGAAATTTTGGATTTTATATATGTACATCACGGCTTGAAATCCAAGCTTTAAAAGAGTGACCTGGCCTTCACACGGACCCAGGGCTAGTACGATTACCACGTAGACCGCATATGTACCACACCATAGATAGAAAATAGAAAGGTAGTCGTAACCCAATGTGGTGTAACACCCGACCGGAGGCTGGGTTCGTTTTCGAAAGGAGTTAGAACGTAGCGGTTAACCTCGGATGCCGGCGCTTACTGGGCATATATATCTCGTTTAACTGGATTTTTCCCTATGTCCTTCTTGCCGCTCCCTTTCCTTGTTACAGGTACGCGTCCCATCTGTAGCCAATACTCAGTTGTTGCGACCACCGCCAAACGCGCGACTGAGGTGAGAATTTCCGTCCTTCGTTTTGTTATACGCACACTCATTTGCTTTAGTCggtttcttttttctttctccatCTTAATCAGGTACCATCCTGTACCGCGTTCTACCCGAAGTATAAATTGCTCCCTCTACCATTCGAGTTCCCACCCTCCGGAGGGTCTCACTGTTGTGGTAGAGCCAGGATGGGTTAATCAAATCCCGCCTCTCGCCATTTATTGCATGCTCATTTACGCCCCGCCTCTCTCGTTCCATCTCACATAACTTCGCATCGTCCTACCACCACTTATTGTGCCCCGTTTCAGCGCGAATCATTTTTAGGTAAGTGGAGACAATGACCAGTATTTGGGTGTAGGGAAGAATTGGCCTTATCTTAGCTTGCTGAATACAGGTACCAACAGATCAGCACACTAACAACCGGTGCCAAGCCTTTCCACGGAGAAGTATATCACATCTGTGCTGGACTGATATATCCCGAGTTGTTATCTGTACTCATGAACAGATTCTTAAAAACTATCAACAACCCCCGTATACCAATCTGCTGGGTTATATCACTGGATTCATGCCCCCGTGAGAATCAAACGAGCGTGCTGCACGTAACTCCACTTTCACTCGGAACTCATTGGGGTGGCTTCCGTAATCTTCGTCAATATGGTCTCTCAACTTCTCTGAACGGTTTTGGCACTCACAAAACAATGGTATTTTCGCTTTCAAGCTTAGGAACAACATCTTCTCCGTCGGCGTTCTTGGGTACACAGATGTTGAACGCAGATAGTATGGATGCAATTACAATAAACAGCGAAGAGTCAGCAAAGTGAACTCCCGGACACTCCCTCGATCCGGATACCGTTAGTATCAGCTCTCAGTATACTAAGATAACGTATACTGACCTACGGCCGAATCCGAACACAGGGCACGGCGGAACCAAGGGATCTAAAAATCGATCTGGGTTGAACTCTTCTGGGCTCTTGTAGATCTTTTCATCTCGACTCATTGCCCTGGTTCGTAAGTAAGCATAAGCATATGATTACAGCACAACTATGATGTGTATATACCATATGTTTCCTATACTGTATTGATGTGAGTACAAAAGATTAGGTGGTAAAATAGGGACCCTACACCATTGCGCCCTTCGGAATTCGAAACCCTTGGTAGATGTCTTCGTTGGTGGTCGCGTGCGGGACGCCTTGCACCTTTGGTTAGAATTCTTCTATAGGACAAACGTAGAGGTCACCAATGGGTAC
The nucleotide sequence above comes from Rhizoctonia solani chromosome 3, complete sequence. Encoded proteins:
- a CDS encoding RNA polymerase II transcription factor B subunit 2 — protein: MQTSVSDLKALSILRVSASNPPSVMLTTAYRDALRVALRGGGEHRSFGLPVPSRGSSQMSIEQLDRKALEHWETILHYMVDTNSSAQRPGGGALHLLVAGGWLEEGRGGGGHEITSTGFQFLLQSPRAQLWDILLQYLHMSDARRMDIAEVLSFLFMLSLMKLGQEYSCDNLSPTQNAMMTDLKDYGIVYVSHNANKSFYPTRLATTLTSSLPPLPPSTSATGADPSDRGFIILETNYRLYAYTDNPLQTSVLNLFVALRSRFPNLVVGHITRESVKRALGKGISAEQLLGDARTSPDASAVTVQDQIRLWEMEQNRVQEAEGYLYTEFGSQPDYELVLRYAKEMDLVLYENARDRQFFAKADGHALIKQLGVDVVYIAPDPCGSELDHPPAYPNSPNSFDSDSSDSEGDSNSGSSSGELPWELSYYRPPTVAQAQTALATLDSARRTQLPSGGYKYKDLDRITAERYTAIQACLNQFLEAEPKGKKFIQASKDAARMHNRRDTYARTIRKWTRRLINYGDLPGNIRGWWNVSTLEDEDVSSAIRLHLQKAGKLAGAQDVVDFLSDPEVRKTLDIKKKISLRTAQRWLSRAGFSWRSEPVGQYFDGHERQDVVEYRQKVYIPFLKKIKRRRIIYNRDGVEDPTRPLRLLPGEKPIILWFHNKTIFYANDRRKVRWVFVGESPVPHKKGEGCSLMVANFVCAEFGWLRGPNGESARVTMFPGGNKDGWFTNDRVILQLEDAVKIVNEHFPQFTHIFVYDNAPLHTKRSLSSLSAYGMPKGPLLDWPYYKDKDDKRVFVRMENGFLPDGSPQEFYDPNEPNRFKGMSWILRERGLGHLADLNAVCTKGCEPGKTDCCCRRVMMNQPDFNNRESGLQEAARELGTEVVFLPKYHCELSMIEQVWGYAKRDYRDNPPNSSSKKLKENALKALESPPILSMRKFAARSQRFADGYDHGMDGSQAAAWATTIFKHHRETPAHIPYDEIAPNYMAAAFSREIQYVYPNLRQAVIAATRYVVTGNHAALNPQRYPNLAPIDQALNAPQMTFEVGPQTGKIVGVGIPGKRVVDHKYLPDDFLRIDYVMINYRLAPRNDPAYDKSKKEFDRQVAEYRRTKGNLGIHFNAHYVQGGSIVDSDAHPAFAAYIQNDLNNQRPEELEAEYNGYVQRMQRYGAGAIWDKWRSGATF
- a CDS encoding alpha/beta hydrolase family protein, with protein sequence MYYPPPEGPRLRGITKPRTLTPLANQQSATPPPPLLAESIRSFLPSWTCTTHVFQAEAPRESMPPGPGSQTVVPSGLNGFEQQAIADARFEEITKLRKYISSGRKELSMNDSTMWSVADRYAPERSCTGNSIGVTVVLFHAGGFHKEIWETTLRYLLSMPQGQANVDEIWSLDAANHGDSALINNKSLGETFKWSVHARYILKFLGNYLPDRTQNGVLQWNLERISNQNAWERFERSFKDQDYVQYGTGKDEHRVKLKYSGYQEATTFNELGRLPCKVWEMLPMLDQRIPLKWIMDSTNGDVSGGRESAQHVVWPWASNSTNIQIKGAGHMIPQEAPKELGS